In Mustela lutreola isolate mMusLut2 chromosome 4, mMusLut2.pri, whole genome shotgun sequence, the genomic stretch CTCAACACCTGTGAGGTTCAGGGCATCTGTGTAAGCGTCCATCCAGGACTGGGGGAGATTGCTGTATACCTTCTTTTCTGTCCTTTACATCTTAAGCAGGTAGtgggatacaaaaataaatttgcatttgGCCACATCTTACAAATTGTGCAGTTATACTGATATCCGCTGTATGATATAAGCAGACCTCCCAGGCCCATGTGACCTGCTGACCCTTGGGTTTCATGTGGAAAATGGGAGCTTCTTTGATTAATAAACATGGGGAGAAATGGAATACTAGAAGTGTGGGAAGAGCCAGAAGGACAAGTCTGGGGGAACAGGACAAATTGAGGGAACCactgcaaaataaaaatactggccCCTTCTTCAAATTTATTATGAATTCCAGAAGGCAACAACAGAGCATTTAACCAAGCAAGGGCCCTGTGTGACTGCATGGGCTGCACATCCACGATGTTACCCTGGGGTGAAGAAGGAGGGAAACCTACTAGTTGTCCAGTTAGAGATAGTCGGGAGAACAGGCTTGTCCAATTGAAACTTTTTCAGTGAAACAGACTGAGTGAGATTTCCTTCTGAAGAACCCACAAATGCTTAGCAAAATTGTGAACTCCCTTGTGTGAATGGTTTCTTGGGGAAGCCAGAGAACAAGACAAGTAGGTAAGGGAACAGCTGGCAGCAGTTATTTACCTGACACTTTCCATGTATTTCAAGGGTTTAGGTAAAGAACTCATGTTATATGACAAGAAATTTCCCCATGTCATACAGTATGAAGGGATCACatggctttttgtttatttctttattagtgtATCAGGATGTTGCGTGATACTTTCTCTGTTGCTCAGAACTGGTGACTAGGGACCAAATCTGCATATAAAAGCTGCCGAAACACCTAGTATTATAATGAAAACTGTGGATGGTAGGGACCAACACCCCTTCAGGGTTTACAACGAGGTGTAGAGCCACAGAAGACCCTCCCAACTGTGTTTGAGAGGTAGGCCCAGAGGAGGCCCTGCTGCAGGGGCTCTATACCCTGAAGCCAAGCTAGAGAAGTTTCTAGAAAACCCCTCATTGAGAGCAGGGGCGTGAAGCAGGCACTGGCACTTCACTTCTGACTGGCTGTTTGCTTAGGCAGTAGACTTACtgatctccccctgcccctcctaaACAGGGAAAAGAGGGTTGGAGACAAATGTACTCAGCATGGAGCAGCCGAGGGGCAGCGTGCAGTCCAGCCCTCAGCATAGAGGGATGACTGTGTTTTCTATGGATCAAGTGGATGCTGAGAAAGTGGTTGGCTCTAGCCTTCCTTTCTGGCAATAAGAAGCTAGGGGGAGTACAGATGAGGTAATGGTCATTGGAAGAGATCAAGTAGCATCCTTGTCTCTCAGGTCACTGCCCTAGATAGGGCTCCCTGAAGAACTCACTTGTAGAAGCAGTGTCATCATTTAGAGAAGACACAGAGGCTACTCTTGACCCCCTACTCCATCTCTCCTTTGCCCATTCAGACACCCTGGAGAAAATAGGAGAGGAGATTGTTTTCCAGAGGCCTATCATTCCTCTGAGATGAGGAAgcggaggaagaggggaagaagagcagagagaTGCGCCATTCACCTCTTTAGGTTCTTCCAGTCACTGGCCCAGCCAGCAATGGGAGATGGGAAGCTTTGCTTTGGATATGAAGTTGGCATCTTTAACTggacttgaggtttttttttcttttttaaaaaattccagttagttaacatacagtgtaatattagtttcatgtgtacaatatagtgatccaacacttccattcaacacccagtgctcatcacagcaaatgccctccttaatccccaccacctatttaccaccctccccccaccacacacatcccttctggtaaccatcagtttgctctctgtagttaagagtctgtttcttgtggACTTGACTGAGTTTTTTAATATCAGGAAGTGACCGAGGAAGTTATAGATTCTGTCCAAGGTCTCTCATTAAGGAATCACTACCCAGCAGGGAAAGGACATTCAACACAGCACAGCTGGGGGCAGGATAGGAGGGAAAATAGCACCATTTCTTATTTGCACCCTATGGACTTGAGACTGTTCAGTAAACCAGCTATATCTGATTAGGGACCTCATGTTCTTATGACTAAAGTTGAATAACTGTGCATTTGTGTTGTAGTGTACTGTGTTTGTAAATTGTTAGTTTAGGAGTGACCAGATTTTTTCTGCAAATCAAAAACTTGAactattaaatgagaaaagagacGCACCAGAAAGCAAGTTTCCAAATAGAGGATACACTTAAAGAAGTATCTAATAACTGccttaaaaataatctctctttttagaaaaatttcaacCTATCATAGAATCACTAACAGTTGATgcgatggaaaaaaaaatgggtgtaTAAAAACACGTTTGTAAGTGATTTGTTATTCTTGTTCACTTGTCAACCATGTTACtctcttaaattatttaaatttcataaaaaatTTGTTAGGCTATtcctctatttaattttttatttcagtgtgaCTGTGTCTATGATTTTTACATAAGATGGTGAGATGGCTTCAGCCTTCTTCTgtgcccccctccttcctctttcctcattACCAGAGGCTTCTTAAGTATTTgccatgttctttttatttagacaaaaattatttcatatttacattataatattctttaaattttttaaaatagctttttaagATACTAGCTctagtgacaaagaaaaattgTTGTCAGTGATAACCCATCAGAAGAATACAGTGACTCTTTATCCATTGGTGTCCTCATTGTAGAGTTGCTTGTAGATTATAGACCACAGCTTAAATCGTCTTCAGGGACAAGCTCCAggcttatttttcttgtttcagttCTGCACCATCTATTTCCTTGAATCCCAGTCTCCTAAAATGGAAGCCACACAAAATGTTCTTATCCATCATAACAATGCCatgaatacatacaaaaatactAGCCATGATCCTAACTGCCTCATTATACTTGAGTTGAATTGTGTTGCACTTGAAACGAGTGAGATGTTGATGAGAACCTTAATTTGTAATGGGTGCATACTCAGGTTTACCAACTTACCCTTGACTCATCCCTCTCCCTCATGACTGTCCCACTGGCAACATCTGGTGAGCTGCCAAATTCTGCTTCCATGTTATGTCTCAGGACTTCAGCAGAAATGTCAGTGGTTCTCCTTTCCTTGATGAATAATGTCCTTTACTGAGCCCCGAGTGCACTTTCTGCTCTTACCCCTACCTCCTCGCCTTCttaccttctttcttctcctcttcgtACCCCTGCTGCTTTCATACCCCTTCGTACCCCAGCTGTGGTTCATACTCTGCTCTTTGCCTGAAAgtatcttctctccttcccccagtcTCTGAATATTCAAAACAGAGCCATCTTTCAAAGTCTAACTCAAAAAAATTTCTCAGATTTCCACATGTAGAAatactctcctttctctctctctctcttttttctgggGACTGGGGATATGCAGTGGACAAAAAGCATGGGATTTATGGGCCCAAAATTCTACTAAGGGGGAATGGACTCTGAACATATGTCAGATGGGGACAAGAGccatggtaaaaaataaaatcaggaatgttCTGAAAATGTCTCCCTTCTAAGGTGTCACAGCTTGCTGCCTTCCTTTCTAAAGGCCTTAATTAAAGTGTCATGTTCCACTTTATAGAAatttgttggttttgttgtttttacatATACTCTATTAGAAAATAATAGGTAAGTTGCCTATTAATTTTATGGACCTCTTGCTTTCTGATTTGTACATAGTAGATATCTTATTAAATACTTCCTAAAGCAAACAATGATTGAATTAGAACTCACTTATAAAATGAggtccagaaaaaataaaaaaaatttgatttaagGTTGAGGATGAAAACCTTCTGAATTTGAGACCTGGGGTATTGGGATGCCTTCCTTTGTCCTTGTAGATAGCTTCCTCATGCGGGACCTTTCACATTAAAGAGGTCAAATGTTGGACTATATGTCACAGGCCTAATTCCCAATCACATCATCGAATCTTCTTACTCAGTGTGTGGCTATAGAGTAGTGAGGTTGATGCCCATGTGGGGCTTAGGGGAAGCCACGTCATTACTTCCTACTGCTACTCATGTTTATATCTGACCCTCTGTAGGTCTCAGTTTAGGtacttatttccctttctctttgcttttttcctcctaAGACTCTTAACTCTCTtagaaatttcttttgaaaagagGTAATCCTTTTTCACATTTCTGGCAGCTACATACAAGAGCCCATGCATTTTAACTGGTTTTCGGGTATTTACCCTGGGAGTTTTTGATCAGAATTCTGGATTTCTTGAGGCTGGCAGTTCATGGAGTAGTTCACTGGCAGATGGCGAATGCATGAATTGTTGGAGCAAATCACTCAGTGTCTTGGCGACACTTTTGGCTGTTGTTCTCCCAAACCTCTGGGGCAGGTTAGGAACATGTCTTGAGATGCTTTCCTTTATATTTCTTCCAAATCTCAGAGGCAGATTGGCCATCACCCCAgtgcttctttcttcttccacgGTCCTCCCAAATCTTAACGGCAAGTTGGCTGCCGAGTGTGGCATTTTGTTGACTGTGGGTGCACTCATCTTAATGACAGTTTTTGGACCCCAGTTTTTTAGTTCTTCAAAATTCagacttctttccttttcccccttaAGGTCTCCTTCAGGCTATGATtggaaatgtatattaaaataagttattgttacccataagagactcttactctcacaaaacaaactgagggatgctggggggagggaggagggagagggtggttgggttatggacattggggagggtatgtgctatggtgagtgctgtgaagtgtggaaacctggagattcacagacccatacccttggggctaataatacattatatgttaataaaaattaaaaaaattaaaaaaaattttttaaatcttaaaataataagttaTTGTTATAGGCAATAGGTTTAAACCCCGAATTAACTTAAACCCAGACTTTAGTTTGCAGAACTGTTAAAGCAACAAACAAAGTTTGTGTTTTCATAggcagaatttttaaagaaatagttcaTATTAGGTTTCTTAAAGCAGTCCAGTTTCTCTATCCCTGGACTATTGTAAGACAACCGTAAAATATTACTAAAGTCCATAGAGCGAATACAGCAATGTGTTTGAGCAGCAGGAGCATACAAAGGATTGAAAGGAGGCAAACATTTATCTTACTGCAGTTATTCTCCTTCAGCTTTTGATCCAtgttatttatgaaatatttcatgtattttttatattttgattttagaGAAACCTCCCACTGCCTCTTCATGTCCCTGTGTCTCCTCTTTTTAAATGCTGAAGTGGTGGATACATGAAAACAGAGATGCTGGCCAGGTTTTGGGGTAGAGTTAGAGGAGGCTCCATCGTCTTTCTTACCCGCTCATATTCAGAGCTCTGCTCTAAGAAACtgattgtatttttattagtACACAAGTTACATTTTTAGGAAAGCACTGTTTGGTTTGTGGGCTATGTACCACTAACATACCAACCTTAAATGAACCATTTAAAATACAGCAAATATTTAATTAGATTTAGCTTTACCATGAAAATTTGTCCCtatgaagatttttaaatgatcGTTTCTCTGATTgtgaaaagaaatacatactCATTTCAGCAagtttggaaaatatataaaatcataaaaaataaaatagaaatatcttgCAATTCCACCATCTAAGGATAAATACGTTACTTTGATATAGATGTACCATAAACTTACTGGCTCATCATTACTAAGTAGGACAGATAAtccttacatatttttctttttgttgttgtttgtagtTGAAGACAACTCAAATGTTCAGCTGAAATATATCCAGGTCTTATTTCTGCAACTATTTATTACAACTGTGTACTTCTGAATCAATTGAAAATTATTAATGTACCTTGTGCTTGCTAAGTATCATATCCTGTACATAAACTGTCATTATGCCAGACTGTTTGCTgttgtattaaaaaatacaagttaCATCAACGCACTGTCATGGAAGGCTGCAATTGGACAAACAACAAAGCACaaacattcctttttctttaaaaaataaaaatgcattagaTTTAGGACAAATATATAGTTAATATTAGTCATGTTGGAGTCAAAAAACTTACCTCAGAATATTTGTCATAATTTTCTTTGCTGGCAAGATTGGACATCATTAATTCATCTGAACAAAAGACATTTGATGTTAACAAGCTTGAAGTGGCTAAAATCACTAAAATGAAGCATTTTGATGAAATAACTTTCATTTTGTTCAGAATCTAGAATTAAGTTTCTATGTGCAGCCTAATGTCTACAAGGAGGGGAATCATAGTCTTTTTATACTGTCTAAAACAAAGGAAAGTTTCATTTATCAGTGAAACCAATCCCACATATTTTAAGTACTAATATTAATTAGTGTTTAACTATATATTTAAGG encodes the following:
- the NPVF gene encoding pro-FMRFamide-related neuropeptide VF — translated: MKVISSKCFILVILATSSLLTSNVFCSDELMMSNLASKENYDKYSEPEGDLKGEKERSLNFEELKNWGPKTVIKMSAPTVNKMPHSAANLPLRFGRTVEEERSTGVMANLPLRFGRNIKESISRHVPNLPQRFGRTTAKSVAKTLSDLLQQFMHSPSASELLHELPASRNPEF